Proteins from a genomic interval of Zingiber officinale cultivar Zhangliang chromosome 1B, Zo_v1.1, whole genome shotgun sequence:
- the LOC122039855 gene encoding uncharacterized protein LOC122039855, which yields MDFGGSWEDHLHLVEFAYNNSYHSAIQMAPFEALYGRACRSPTLWDEVGESSVLGPQRIQRDAELVGTISYADRRRRPLEFSVGDHVFLRVSPTKGVRRFGLKGKLAPRYIGPFQILERIGEVAYRLALPPSLAGVHDVFHVSMLRKYVPHPTHILADVSITLQPDVAYEEAPVRILDRKERQLRNKTIRLVKVGWEHHSDDEATWELEDKIRARYPQLFDEVACCEGLGHNSQLLFFTRETSVAYREVFCHNLPLLLFIRDSLGKTPANTDVSSVKSSDLWIYNVGSIRVLVPAISPSDSKLSVGRLL from the exons atggacttcggcgGTAGCTGGGAGGATCACTTGCACTTGGTGGAGTTTGCATACAATAACAGTTACCACTCAGCGATTCAGATGGCACCATTCGAGGCATTAtatggcagagcatgtagatctcctaCTTTATGGGACGAGGTTGGAGAATCGTCAGTCTTGGGACCCCAGCGTATTCAGCGTGATGCAGAGTTGGTTGGCACCATCAgctatgcagatcggagacggagacctttggagttctctgtGGGTGATCATGTGTTCCTGCGAGTGTCTCCTACCAAGGGAGTTAGGAGATTTGGATTGAAAGGGAAGTTAGCTCCTCGTTACATCGGAccctttcagatacttgagaggaTCGGTGAGGTAGCATATCGACTGGCGCTGCCTCCTTCACTTGCCGGGGTgcatgatgtatttcacgtatctatgttgaggaaatATGTACCACACCCTACGCATATTTTGGCTGATGTCTCTATCACCCTTCAGCCAGATGTAGCATATGAGGAGGCTCCAGTGCGGATATTGGATCGTAAGGAACGCCAGCTGCGAAACAAGACAATCCGATTGGTCAAGGTTGGATGGGAGCATCATTCCGATGACGAGGCAacctgggagctggaggataagATCCGAGCGCGGTACCCACAGTTGTTTGATGAAG TGGCTTGCTGTGAGGGGCTCGGCCACAACTCTCAGCTGCTGTTCTTCACCCGGGAAACATCAG TGGCATACCGTGAGGTGTTCTGCCACAATCTCCCGCTACTGTTGTTCATCCGGGATTCCTTGGGTAAGACCCCTGCCAATACAGATGTTAG CTCTGTTAAGAGCTCAGATCTGTGGATCTACAATGTGGGCAGCATCCGTGTACTAGTGCCGGCGATTTCACCTTCTGACAGCAAGTTATCAGTGGGGAGACTTCTGTGA
- the LOC122039864 gene encoding uncharacterized protein LOC122039864 yields the protein MRRGRAGAGYRRGPGRPRKQPIEAEEPEPATQEADSSRDPKDVETASRGQTHQTPRDQGRQPQEIASIIPSGRNREFQPQGIPSGIPSAFPTPATTDWMRDRARIPLLARSVKDRFTLYLGGADPWAARSWLKNVESTFEYLSCTDEEKVELAAYHLRDQAVIWWDMQKTIFGEQRITWAMFRDAFERQYFPATFCLARRQEFLNLKQGDRSVMEYNAEFCRLAEFYPHLVAQDYDRMQQFTQGLAAYIRIRMLGFPGSSYREVLDRALFIEMTQQQSHTRNSCPLDHAICFYCKLPGHESRDCTLKAQLEAPKATSQGESSSQSRSQRRSQKTQSAPRQQRPQPSQGQIYHVQGQEPATTQYSAAAFSHQAFPAQQDFHPHQPYSAYQQQPQSQYQQPVPTPKMPAQATSGIPPPSSEVGRVYAVTREEAQRAEGSVFRGTISVYTFTADLLIDTGSSHSFISRVFLGKIGRLPSRRTHGLTVSLPSGEVLSISLEVKGSPLDFNGQTIMVDLQVLEMVEFDIILGMDWLAMNHATVDCRARVVTFRPPGLPSWSFIGTGGDGISVISAMQARRLLSQGCQGYLLSMVKADTDALPRLSDVPIVREFSDVFPDELPGLPPKRQVEFMIELVLGTAPVSKTPYRMAPKELEELKVQLQELLDRGFIRPSVSPWGAPVLFVKKKDGSLRLCIDYRQLNAVTIKNKYPLPRIEDLFDQLKDTCVYSKIDLRSGYHQLRVGDADIPKTAFRTRYGHYEFLVMPFGLTNAPAVFMDLMNRVFLEYLDRFVIVFIDDILIYSRSEEEHMRHLRIVLETLRREHLYAKFSKCAFWLPSVGFLGHVVSSRGISVDPQKIEAITGWEQPKTVQEIRSFLGLVGYYRRFVEGFSSIALPLTRLTRKGEKFSWTESCEQSFQELKRRLVTAPVLVLPSGVDGFVLFTDASYQGLGAVLMQRDRVVSYASRQLKDHERNYPVHDLELAAIIFALKIWRHHLYGITFEIYTDHKMERIKEAQATDQHLQFLRSRVTSGQQTEFACDDSGILYFRGRLCVPESHPVQEDLLREAHRSRFAIHPGGTRMYRDLKRSYWWNGMKKDIATFVAQCLVCQQIKESIRDQLGYCRR from the exons ATGAGGCGTGGTCGAGCGGGAGCTGGTTATCGTCGTGGTCCGGGACGACCACGGAAACAACCTATTGAGGCTGAGGAACCAGAACCAGCAACTCAGGAGGCGGATTCTTCTAGGGATCCAAAGGATGTTGAGACGGCTAGTCGGGGACAGACCCATCAGACTCCTAGAGATCAGGGACGTCAGCCTCAGGAGATCGCTTCAATCATACCATCTGGTAGGAATCGGGAATTTCAGCCTCAGGGTATTCCCTCCGGGATACCATCAGCATTTCCTACTCCTGCTACTACTGATTGGATGAGGGACAGAGCTCGGATACCGTTGCTGGCGAGGTCCGTCAAGGACAGATTTACCTTATATTTGGGCGGAGCAGATCCTTGGGCTGCTCGAAGTTGGTTGAAGAATGTAGAGAGCACCTTTGAGTACCTGAGTTGCACGGATGAGGAGAAAGTGGAACTGGCAGCGTATCATCTCCGAGATCAAGCAGTCATATGGTGGGACATGCAGAAGACGATCTTTGGAGAGCAGCGCATCACATGGGCGATGTTCCGAGACGCGTTTGAGCGGCAATATTTCCCAGCGACTTTCTGTCTAGCTCGACGCCAGGAATTTCTGAATCTCAAGCAGGGCGACCGGTCAGTGATGGAGTACAATGCTGAATTCTGTAGGTTGGCAGAATTTTATCCTCACTTAGTGGCACAAGATTATgatcgtatgcagcagttcactcAGGGTCTTGCAGCATACATTCGGATTCGGATGTTAGGATTTCCAGGTAGTTCCTATCGGGAGGTTCTAGATCGAGCACTATTCATAGAGATGACTCAGCAGCAA AGTCACACCAGGAATAGTTGCCCGTTGGATCATGCTATATGTTTCTACTGTAAACTTCCGGGGCATGAGAGTCGGGATTGTACTCTGAAAGCACAGTTGGAGGCTCCTAAAGCTACATCTCAGGGGGAATCATCCTCTCAGTCACGTTCACAGAGGAGATCGCAGAAGACCCAGAGTGCCCCACGTCAGCAACGACCACAGCCTTCTCAGGGACAGATATACCATGTGCAGGGTCAGGAGCCAGCGACTACACAGTATTCTGCCGCAGCGTTTTCTCATCAGGCATTTCCAGCACAGCAGGATTTTCATCCACATCAGCCTTACTCAGCATATCAGCAGCAGCCTCAGTCTCAGTATCAGCAGCCGGTTCCCACACCTAAGATGCCAGCGCAGGCCACTTCAGGGATACCACCGCCGAGCTCAGAGGTGGGTCGTGTTTATGCGGTTACACGGGAGGAGGCGCAGCGAGCTGAGGGATCGGTTTTCCGAGGTACTATTTCAGTTTATACATTTACGGCAGATttattgatagatactggtagttcccatTCATTCATATCTCGAGTATTTCTGGGTAAAATCGGGAGATTGCCTAGTCGTCGGACACACGGGCTGACAGTATCTCTACCATCTGGCGAGGTACTAAGTATTAGTCTGGAAGTCAAAGGATCTCCTTTAGACTTCAATGGTCAGACTATTATGGTGGATCTGCAGGTATTGGAGATGGTGGAATTTGACATTATTTTGGGCATGGATTGGCTGGCCATGAACCATGCCACAGTTGACTGCAGAGCAAGAGtagtcacattccgacctcccGGTTTACCATCGTGGTCATTCATCGGAACCGGGGGTGATGGGATATCAGTCATATCAGCAATGCAAGCGAGAAGATTGTTGTCGCAGGGTTGTCAGGGATATTTGCTGTCTATGGTTAAAGCTGATACAGATGCATTACCACGACTCTCGGACGTTCCTATTGTTCGAGAATTTTCAGATGTATTCCCTGACGAACTCCCCGGTTTGCCTCCTAAAAGGCAAGtcgagtttatgattgagttggttCTGGGAACCGCACCGGTATCCAAGACCCCTTATCGCATGGCACCAAAGGAGTTAGAGGAGCTGAAGGTTCAGTTACAGGAGCTGTTGGACAGAGGATTTATCCGTCCCAGTGTTTCTCCGTGGGGAGCACCAGTActcttcgttaagaagaaagacggatcactGAGACTATGTATTGATTACCGACAATTGAATGCGGTCACTATCAAGAACAAATATCCGCTGCCACGTATAgaagatttatttgatcagctgaagGATACCTGTGTATATTCAAAGATTGATTTGCGCTCAGGCTATCATCAGCTCAGGGTTGGAGATGCGGATATtccgaagacagcatttcgcactcGTTATGGTCATTAcgagttcttggtaatgccatttgggcttaccaatgccccAGCAgtgtttatggatctgatgaacagagtgttcctgGAGTACTTAGATCGGTTCGTCATTgtgttcattgacgatattctgatATATTCACGATCTGAGGAGGAGCACATgcgacatcttcgcatagttttggAGACGCTTCGGCGAGAACACCTCTATGCGAAGTTTAGTAAATGCGCCTTTTGGCTACCTTCGGTGGGTTTTCTTGGACATGTTGTCTCCAGCAGAGGTATATCTGTGGATCCACAGAAGATTGAGGCCATCActggttgggagcagccgaagacaGTACAGGAGATTCGTAGCTTTTTGGGATTAGTTGGGTATTATCGGAGATTTGTTGAGGGCTTTTCCAGCATAGCCTTACCATTGACTCGATTGACCCGGAAGGGAGAGAAGTTTAGCTGGACAGAAtcttgtgagcagagcttccaggaGCTCAAACGGAGACTTGTTACTGCACCAGTGTTAGTACTTCCTTCTGGcgtggatggatttgtacttttcaCGGATGCATCATATCAGGGGCTGGGTGCCGTACTTATGCAGCGCGATCGTGTGGTGTCATATGCCTCACGTCAGCTGAAGGatcatgagaggaactatccagtCCATGATTTGGAGTTGGCAGCTATCATCTTCGcgctgaagatttggcgacatcatttatatgggATCACCTTTGAGATTTATACTGATCATAAaa TGGAGCGTATCAAAGAGGCTCAGGCTACAGATCAGCATCTGCAGTTTTTACGTAGCAGAGTTACCTCAGGACAGCAGACAGAGTTTGCTTGTGATGATAGTGGAATTCTGTATTTCCGCGGCAGATTATGTGTCCCTGAGTCACATCCTGTCCAGGAGGACTTACTACGGGAAGCACATCGATCTAGATTTGCGATTCATCCAGGAGGTACTCGCATGTACAGGGATCTGAAACGATCatactggtggaatggtatgaagaaggaTATTGCGACATTCGTGGCACAGTGTTTAGTTTGTCAGCAGATTAAGGAGAGCATCAGAGACCAGCTGGGTTACTGCAGAAGATag